Below is a genomic region from Papio anubis isolate 15944 chromosome 14, Panubis1.0, whole genome shotgun sequence.
tCTGTGTGTACTTTAAATAAACCAGCTGAAGGAAATGCAAAGCAGAATGAGATTGTTCCTTTTCTCTACTGGCATTTTTCTCCATGCAAAGATGAAAAGAAGTATATTAACATTTACTAATTTTCCCATCACAAGCCACAAGCCTTCAGCATTTTACCCCAATTGGAAAGTAACCTGGGATGCAAATAACCCCCACTGCAAGTACAACTTGACACTCAAGCCTGAGGTGGCCACATCTTCTCCAACCTATTAAATAAAACCTTAGGTTTTTCCTAAAACAAAGTGAGTCACTCAAGAGCTTCCTCAGCCTGTTTGAAGCCAGCCCTGCCCCTGGCTGAAAGGGCTGGAAGTTGCAGGGGCACATGCTGCTGGCTAAAACCTGGGCAGAACTTGAGGGCTAtggttcatttgtttgttttgtttagagacagggtctctgtctgtcgcccaggctggagaagggTGCAGCagcccaatcacagctcactgcagcctcaaacctctgggctcaagtgatcctcctgcctcagcatccccagctgggattacaggcatgagccaccatgcccagctaatttttcagtttattataaagacggtgtctcactctgttgcccaggctgtcatTTGTCGAAGGATCACAGAAGTTGGAGCTCTGGGCTTTTTTGACTCCGACTCGCCTAGTTAGAGTCACAGCCTCAGGATCACAGTTCTGTCTGAACACTTACGGAAGGGGCAGTGATCAGCTCAGCAGGATTGTCGATTAACCTTGTAAACTAAACTCCAGTGCTATGTCCACCAAGAGCACAACAAGCTTCGTGCTACAGATCACCACCAGGTGGCACATGTTTAATGACCATGCCCCTCCAAGGTGGCGGGAACCTGCTACTGCCAAGCTCAGGAGTTATTTTGGCCTCATTCTGGGCTGGCAAAAGCTGAGTTATTAACCTGAAACTATaactggatttttctttcttgcttttagtGTATTTCCCTCATTGATTAAGTACTATGTTGTTAGGAGATAAAAACTTTaaagattttagaaataataaactaCTCATGTTGCCATAATTTCATCCCCAgtaaggaatagaaaaaaaaaagctgagctcTGAATACTTTGTCTTCATGAAAAAGTTGCTTCTGGGCGTCAGGTCTGGCGCcaggcaaaagagtgaaacagGTGAAGTGTGGCTGGACTTCTTGCCATCTTTCTCCCTTTGCTCTCTGTCTTCTGATTTCACACTCCTCCCTAATTTCAAATAATACCcttgttaaatttgtttaaaaggtTTAAAGCCCGTTTTCAATATTTCATACAGAACCCACTGTAGGTCATtgtttttcatgtaattttatgtGCTTCCACAGTACTTGATGGGGGCCTTAGCCTTCTCCGACCCCACCCTGAAATCTCAAACGATCATCCCGGTGGGCAGTCCAGGAGGAGATTGGTACCAGCTCTGCCATTCTCCAAGTACACTGACCACAGTGTAGCAGAATGCAGCACTctagaaagaaagggagaaggaaggaagaaagggaagcagagagggagggagggagagaagaagggatgaagaaagggagggaggcgaatgaaggaaagaaaaaggaaatcaataatCCAAGACATATTATCTACATATATGGACAATTCATCACAAAGTCAGATCTTCCCATGGTGCCCTAGTATCTTCCAGGGTCACACCAGGACTATTACACAAAGTCATTTACAACCACTGGGTAGGAAGAAATCTTTTGCACCTAGACCTTTGGCTGGTGCAGCATTTTACTCTTTCAGTACAATCAGTTGTGCTTTTCTCCATCAGGTTTATGGTCTTCTCCCAGTCAGTATATCTCCTAGCCACCCCTCCAAATTCCCCTCTGATCTGGACAGGGATTTCTTTGATCTCCTAAGCCCACTGTTCCATTGTAAGTGCTCAGGTCAGGAGGCCTCTCCTCCTTTGCACATGTGGGGGCTCCAGgcacaggaggtggagggagtGGAAGATGGGAGTGGAAGGCTTCCTCGTATCCGTTCACTGGGGGCTAAGTACCCTATTCTCATGTTAGTGTGTCTCCTCTGAGCTACAGTCACAGGGGTCACTTTGCTTGGCTTGGAAATGAGTTGGAAAAAACCTCCTTTCGATCTGGCGTCCTTCCTATTGTTCCAACAAAGGTTTGCTTCTTGGGAAAGCACCCCAGTTGTCCAGCAGTTTACTCTCATTTGACCATGGGGAAATATTCAAGTAAGTTCAGAACAACCAGACCATCTCTTTCCTGTTTGTTAAACTTGCGGTGCTGAAAGCATAAAGGAACCTACCTTAAATCACCAAGTTAGAGCTCCAATCCTTGCTGTAACCCAGAAAAactctgcttctttttgtttttttcttcctctttcctatAGGCCTCTAATCACCTCACTCTTACCCAGCTAgtcccccttcctcttcctcccatgATTCTCTATCTGTCCTCTCCACCCCACCCTTCTCTGacatctcccttcttcccttcatcacttctgaaaaaaaaaaaaaggaggtacaTTGCAAGATGGAGGAGAGAGGGATGGAAAGATAGGAAAGGTGCTTTGAAAAATTCAGGGAGTAGCAGGCCAGGCCTGGTCAGTAGCTGTGTTAggctgttttcacattgctataaagaatacctgagactgggtaatttataaagtaaagaggtttaattggatcatggttctgcaggctgtacaggaagcatgatgctggcatctgctcagcctctggggaggcctcaggaaacttacaatcatggtggaaagcgaaggggaagcaggcatgtcacatggccagagcaggagcaagacagagagacGGGAGGCACTAAACACTTTTAAACagtcagatttcatgagaactcactcactatcattaTCACTTGGTAGGACAGTACcaaaagggatggtgctaaaccattcatgagaaattctCCCTCATGATACAATCACCTCTCACcaagccccacttccaacactggggattacatttcagtaTGAGAGTTGGGCGGGGACACACATCGAAACTGTATTAATAGCCTACTCAGACAAGACTCTGTCCTGGCCCTGTATTCCTCTTAGAaattgaagaaaaggaaaaaagaaaccctcTCATACCCTACAACTCCCTGAGCTTTTTAGTTGCCAACTTTAAACAAATTTTCCTACTTACCTAAATAGCAGTCTCCTACTGGTAACTGAGAATAGTCACATAGATGCCACCTGAGTGCTGCTTCTACAACACTAATTAGAATAGACTATTTTGCACATCAAATAGGAATAGCTCTAAAACATGGAAAAAGGTATCCATTAGAATTTCCACTGAGTGTCATTTAAATGAGCATGTAAAAAGGTCTTTCAAGTGATgtgctctttatttatttgtattttattttatttatttatttatttatttatttatttttgagacagagtctcgctttgtcacccaggctggggtgaagtggcgtgatctcagctcactgcaactggtacctcccggattcaagtgattctcctgccttagcctcccaagtaactggaattacaggtgcatgccaccatgcccagctaatttttgtatttttagtagagacagggttttgccacgttggccaggctggtctcaaactcctgacctcaggtgatccgcccaactcccaaagtgctgggattacaggtgtggcatGCCAGGCCTCTTTATTAGTTCAATACACATTTGTATAGAAGCCATTAgtaaagggtttttttgttttgttttgttttgttttgtttttttgtagtcAGGATATCTGCTATTAGGTGTGCaatgaaaaacttttaaaaatcctaaatgcAGGCCTGTGACTCAGAGTATGTTGGATGGCCGGGAGAATGGGCCCTGCTGCATGTATTTTTGTAGGGTCCTTTCTTCTCCACACCTGGTTTGTGTGATTCCGTCTCTATTCTGTTTCAAGCCTCTTCCCTGGCTCTTTACGGTATCTCGTCCAGCAGCACCTGGATCTGCTTCACGCACTGCAGGAAAGGGTCCTGAAGTGGCCACGCCAAGGCGTTCTTGGAGATTTATTCCTTAAGTTAACAAATGATGAGGTAAGGTTTTTTCCACCCCttcatacattttacttatatGGATTTGTGTCTCATTTGTCTACTTCTCTTAATAGAGAATCTAGAAGCAATGAATTTCAGAGCTAGAAGAAACACTGAGATCTAGTCTAACTTTCTCATTCTACATACAGATCATGGAATGATTCAGAGAGATATAAAAACCTTGCTGAAATCACCCCGCTAGCTAGGTAGTTGGAGATGAGTGACTTTCAGAACCTTAGGTTAGGTCTTCTGACTTCTAGTTCATAACTTTCCACTGTACTATAACTGCCTCCATCGAGTATGCATGtggatgtgtgtatgtattgtgtgtgtgtttgtgtttatataaatgtatgtatatatatttgtgggctgggtgtagtggctcatgcctgtaatcccaacactttgggaggctgaggcaggggaattgtttgaacccaggacttcaaaactagcctgagcaatacagcaagaccctgtctctattaaattaaaaaaagaaaaaatgtatatgtacattaaaacatgtatatatatatgcatgtgtatatatatacacatatatgtacatatatacacatgaaatatgtacacacacatgcatatatatacatatgagagTTTGTTTATACATGTGTATTTTCACACACAATTTTCATtccttggggatttttttttaaatgtgatggGTGGCTATTATCTTGAATTTTGCAATCTCTATAATATCCTACAAAGGAAACATGATCCAAGCCAGAGGCTGCAAACTCAAATGCCTACAGGGCCAGACAGTGGCATCAATGAGTGAAGTGAACACAGTATGGACTGGTGTGAAGTGTGAGCTGCAGTGGAGCAGCTGTGTTGTTTTACAAGGAATAGCTACTTAGCTTTGTCCAATCATTATGCAGGCAAAAAGGACTAGAGTTGCCAGAGCTTCTGATATTttaagaaaagctggaaatccaGAGTTTTGTgggaaattttcttatttttaaaagattgtgtGGGCTAATTAAAATTGGTCTGCAAGCCAGACTTTGCCTGAAATCAATTTTTGTGTATCAATTATTCTCATCTGTGGGTAACAATACAAagtttacaaattattttcttctatagacTAGAGTGGATATAATGTACTAATATCCTCTAATATCACTTTTACTTACTTGTGTTCAGTATTCTTCCTTTTGCTGAGAATTATTATAACTTTATAAGCTGAGAATGATTTTCCTAAGGGGATAATGCATAGATAAATATGCAATTAGTGGAAATATGCAATTACTAGAAAATGTTGTGAACTACTGATCTGGATGATATGAAGCGGGATGGGCAGAGTCCCTCATCTGGATGTAGATGATTGACTGAAAtgaaattaattacaaaaataaaatatatgtttttattgttaaatgactaaaaaaatacattttcaacttacatgaacctccctcctcccttggtttattatttcactttctcTCATTAGGGAGGAGATGCTGAGTTTTGATTCCAAAACAGTAGGGATGTTTACCTTaaaaccaaaatttttttttaagatacatttttttttttttttttttagacagagtctcgctctgtcccccaggctggagtgcagtggcgcaatctcggctcactgcaaggtctgcctccccggttctagcaattctcctgcctcagcctcccaagtagctgagattacaggcacccgccatcatgcccagctaattttttgtattttagcagagacggggtttcaccatgttgcccaggctggtctcaaactcctgagctcaggcaatccacccgccttggcctcccaaagtgctaggattacaggagtgagccactgcacccggtctaagataaattttttaaagcctcaaaatatataaaataaagaacatattaAATGAATAAGATAATCTCTGCAAAGTACTCTTCTTTTACATATATGACTCTATGAAAATATTATAGATCCTGTTTTCAGGTTCTTACCAtgcattttttatgtttgttttaaagaataatttcttgGATTATTATGTTGCCTACCTAAGGGACCTGCCTGAGTGCATCTCATTGGTTCATGTTGTAGTCCTGAAAGAGGTGAGTTAACACCATGTATATGCTATCCTTCATCTGCACGTGGTATCATATGATGTTGCTCATCTATGCAGTCAATACAGCACATGCACTCTGCTTTCTAGGCTGGGGAATGGCCCGAACACAGCCACTAATACTACTACCTGGCATTAAAGGAACTCACTTGTGGATCAGTGCCATTGTGTTGGTCCTCTCCCTGCCTTACTGACCCTCTGTTCCATTCCGTTGGAACTATAGACAAACTATAGTTCTATAATGGGCGTTCTATGCAGAGATCTCCAGGCTGCAGCTCACCTGCTGTATGTGGCGGGTTTTTTTCAGTCTCAGAAGAGGTGAATCCGAATATTAAACTTCAGTCATCCTTTGTCGGTTTATAAGATCATAAGGTGGCTCTAGTCATGTTGCTTGAAGTATTGCTACTGCAATGATGCATTAGGTGCTCAGTAagcacatatacatgtataacaGCTTAGTTATTTCAGATCAATAGGAACAAACAGTATCAGAAGCCCCAACACTAAGAGTTAATCAAATTTCACAAGAGATGAGAGGCTCTGTCTTATTAAGTTTCTACTTCAACCCCCCACTACTCCCAACCCAGTATAATGCCTACCATGTTAGCTTTCAGCAAATAcctgggaaagagaagagagagaaaaggaagggacaCGGAGAAAGTACAGCATGTTTTCTGCAGCTAGCTGACTAGTTTCTAATGACACTCCCTTTTCCACTCTTCTGAGGCACCAAGTCTCCCTTAGAGCCTATTACTACACCATTGTCATGATTACTTGCTGGAGAGTCTTAATGAATTAATTCAACTCAAATAGAGGTTATTGAGTGCCGGCTTCTGTCTGCAACTGTGCTGAGTGGAAGGAGAGGGTAGTTTGGAAATTTGGGTGGATTCAAAAGAAGTATATGATATGCTCCCTATGGGAGAAGAGCTGTCTCCTAGGGCATGCCCCTGAACATGTGGCCTCTCCCATGAGAGGTCAATGCTCTGTGACAATCTCTGGGAAGAAAATGCTCCGGGAGGAAACCTTTCCTACTCTGGTGGGACCGACTCAGGTTCTGCTGCCACAGATGGAGGAACACTGAAGAGTGACCTGACCTTTTTTTCATTCAGGGTGATGAAGAGATTAAATCTGACATCTACACGTTGTTTTTTCACATAGTCCAGCGCATCCCTGAATATCTGATACATCTGCAGGTAGGCATGGGTGGGAAAGCCACCAAACTGATTTGCATGCTAAATAATTATTGGTTTTGGCTCCCAACTGAGAAATATTGTAAAGCCTCAAGAATCATTAATATTTCTAAGAAGCGTTTACTTCGATTGCTATGATTACCCCATAACCCATGATATCCTGTGGTATGAgctaaaatctctctctctctctttttttttttccttttgagacagagtcttgctgtgtcacccaggctggagtacagtggtgcgatcttagctcactgcaacctctgcctcctgggttcaagcgactcttctgcttcagcctcctgagtagctgggactacaggcatgtgccaccatgcccagctaatttttgtattttcagtagagatggggtttcaccatgttggccatgctggtcttgaactcctgacctcaagtgattcgcccgcctcagcctcccaaagtggtgggattacaggtgtgagccactgcacccagcctaaaatctttatttctaaaaatgttcaGCTCATTATGCTTACCTCTGAAGTTCTGTCTTTACTTACCAGCAACTTCCACCTCAGCTGATCCAGGATCTTTCTATAACCACTCCTGCTAGATTCTAAGCACTTCATTCAGTTCTTTCCATTTTGGTTTTACAGCTATCTAAATGCCACCACCTGACATCTAAATATCCATCTAATCTGCTCACTTAACTGCTATCCAAAAGACTACTTTCTTTTGGCATGGGTCCAAGGTTCTACCATGCCATGTTTAAGCTTTATGTCACAGAAAAGGCATGAAGATGATGAGCTGATGtcttcacaccattttcctgcagGGCTTGTGATATCCTGGAGGAAGAAGAATTGAAAGAGAGGCTCACTAACCCCCACCAGATCCTCTTCTTCCCACCACCCACCTGTTCTGGTTTAATTGCTGACTGATCTTCTTAAGTAATGAAAGCATCTTAGAAATGCTTGGGACTAATCTCAGGTAGAAGTAGTCCAGTAGTCCAGTAGTCCAGTATCAAAGTATCAAAattgaaaagactttttttttttttttttgagacagggtctggctctgttgcccaggttggagtgcagtggtgtgatcttggcttgatcttggctcactgcatcctcaacttcccaggctcaagcaatgctcccacctcggcctcctgagtagctgagactataggcacttGCCATTATGCCTgacttacttttgtatttttttttttttctttgagacggagtctcgctctgttgcctaggctggagtgcagtggtgcaatcttggctcactgcaagctccgcctcccaggttctcgccattttcctacctcagcctcccaagtagctgggactacaggcgcccaccaccacacccggctaattttgtatttttagtggggacggggtttcaccgtgttagccaggatggcctcgatctcctgacctcgtgatctgcccaccttggtctcccaaagtgctgggattacaggtgtgagccaccacccgtGCCCTGAAAAGACTTTCAATTGTATATAGCTTTAGATCCTAAAAGCATTTTCTCACAATAatgatcttatttaatcttttcaacaaTCCCATGAATTAGGTATTATTGTTGTCACATTTTACATGAGAAAATGCAGGGCCAAAAAAGTTAACAACTTACCCAAGTTAACACACCTAGTAGGTAAAAAAAACTAGGACTGAAACCCAGGTTTTGCAAATAGTAGAATATGGCAAACAAGACCTGGTTCTACTCTCTGACTTGAGTTCAAACCTTGCCTCCATTATTTACTAGATGTGTAACCTGATGAAGATCATTTACCTTCTTTGtacctcaatttccttatttgttaAATGGAGTTTATAATAGTACCTATTTAAGCAGGTTgaggtaaaaattaaatgagatagtatacGTAAAGGGCTTACTACCTGGCGATAGGAAGTACTAGATACATTTTAGCTTTCCCAAATCCCAGTCACATGCATGTTCCACTACAGCACAGCGGGGAATGTACAGCGGGGAATGTAACAGGAGGGGCCACCAGGCTTGATCATAAACATCCCCCTCCCTCGCCTGCCTTGATGCCTGACGTCGTCAACATTGGTCTGGCTCTTTTGAGTTAAGGCACTGCTTATAGACAGTAATTGTTAGAATGCCGCTATTACTTCAGAGGTCTAATTAGGAGATGCTTCTGACTTTtcagatgaaattattttatgtttacattCAACTCAAACAGGTCCGATAGTAACTTATTTTCCCTTGGTATGATAGAAAGCAGCCAGTGTATGGTCATACTTTCAGCGTATAATTAGGTGGGCCATGTGTAATGTTCGTTGTTTTGATTAAATGGCTATCAATCTCCCACAATAGATCAAGGTAAGGTGCAgaagagacaaaacaaattttcttgCTAATTATGCAATGCTGCTTCCTTTTCCCCTCCATCCAGAACGTCCTGAAGTTCACAGAGCAGGAGCACCCTGACTATTATCTACTACTGGTGTGTGTCCAGCGCCTCCGAGTATTTATCTCACACTACACCCTGCTGTTTCAGTGCAATGAAGATTTGCTTATTCAGAAACGGAAAAAGCTCAAGAAGTAAGGTTCTGATGGTGCGGTCTAGAGGGTCAAAGACCAGTTACTCTGGGTGTCTTTCACAAGTAACCACGTTGTGTGTTAACtagctgaaatgcagtggtgggaggtagaagggaagagagaaggggagagaaagagctAGTCAGACTGGCTACAGGAGCAAGTCACTGACTACCCGGTGGAAATTATTTTAGCAGAATAACACTTCACTCTACTGCTTACATAGACCCACTCTCATCCCATGTTGCTAACCACCTCAAAAATAGTTCAATGACTCTAAACTTGCCTGGTTCAAAATTGCAGTTAAAAGGCCACAACATAGTTTTCTTTATCagttcaacaagtatttattgagcacctattgtgtgtcaggcactgttccatGCACTGAATATACTGAAAGGAACAAAATGGCCCCAACCAAATCTTTGCCATGTGGAGCTTCCTTTTTAGAGTTGGacagtgaacaaataaataagatggTGATATGTGATAtggacaaaaataaagcaaataagggAGAGGAATTTCGAATAGGTTTTATATTAGGGAGAAATAGGAAGGGTTTATTAGGGAGAATCTGAGCTTCGGAAGGAACAGAAGCAGCCCACAGCACAGCTTCCTAATGACCTGGATTTCCTTCAATTTCATCCTAACTCCTGTGGAGGAAAACAGAATCATTTCTGTGGAAGCTTCAGACCAGAAAAAGATGCTGTCTCCCAAGCCAGGGCTCCTGTGATGGAAGATGTCTCTCCATACCCCCAACCCCTTCCCCCAAGTTCTTTTCAGCCAGTGAATCAGCTTCCCTACTCTTGCCAGCTTGCACCCTATTAAGCAAAGCAACTTAGTTTGCAAAGGCCCCTGGAGATAGAGACCTTCACAGCAAACTTTATCTGAGACATCTCTCCATCTTTTTTGGCATAATCTGTGTTCAGAGAGCCAGTTTGCCACCGTACAACCTGAGAACCGTTACTTCCATTCTGTTAGGTCATCCATGGCGAAGCTGTACAAAGGGCTGGCTTCCCAGTGTGCCAATGCCGGGCAAGATGCTTCCCCCACTGCAGGTCCTGAGGTTGTCCGTGACACCGGGATCCACTCAGAAGAGATGCTGCAACCCTACCCTTCTGCTCCCAGTTCTGGCCCTGCTGTCACGTAAGCACCTGTTGCTGTGGGAAGGTTAAGGTCAATGCCTTTGGGACCCAGCCAGTCTGTGTGGGTTAGCAGGGCAGCCTAGATTCCACCATCCCCTTTCCCTATCAGGCCTATATGTGCCAGCCAAGCAGACAACCCAATGCTTGGGTCCCAGAGGAAGGCACTAATGTTAAGGGACAGGTGTAGAAAGTGGGaagagaggcagaaagtagatatTTATTTCATGGATCACTTCAACTCTTGAGGCAGTTATGAAACTTCATCTTTGAAATGTAACAAATCGAGTCAAAATATGAAACCCCTGGAGATTATACCCAGATTGAACAATAtggctgccactgcactctgcgtATGGAAAATAAAACCCTCAATCTTTCTTCCAAGTTAAAAGAGAATTCAAATGAGGTCAATATTTTGTCTCACTCTTGCACATGTTAACGAGAGacctaattttcattttaagaccACTAGAGTAAAATACTGGTTTTAGCATTTATATttgcgttttttgttttttttgttttttgttttttttggtactgaagtacaatggcatgatctcagctcactgcaacctccaccttcccaggttcaagggattctcctgcctcagcctaccgactagctgggattacaggcacgtgccaccatgcccggctaatttttgtagttttagtggagacggggttttaccatgttggccaggctggtctcgaactgctgacctcaggtgatccgtctgcctcggcctcccaaagtctttgTGCATTTTTGTGgtagaattaaaatatgaatacataaacTAGCAGAATAACCACTTCTGGTCAGTGTCCATTTACATCTGTCAATGTAAGTCCAGCACAACGGGACATCCCATCTGCTGGTACCCTATCCTAGTTTGTAAACTGTGTAAATTATCCATTACCCATGActccaaaaccaaaaaccctccATGAAATTGGGCATATCGAGTGACAGCTTTTTTTTACATATTGGTAATTCTTTGTGGGTGGAAGTTTGAGATGAATTATATAGCATGCTTTACAGTGACAacgaatatttttaaaattttattatgaaaatttcaaatttacataGAAGAGTACAGTGAACTCCATATGCCCTCATTCAGAAGTTATCAAGATCATGCCACGTTTACTTTATCTAGGAACGTAATTTGTTTCTGAGTGTGAAGATCCACAAGTCGAACAAAAGTTGAGTTTCCATTATTTTGGATGACTCTGCTAGGGCAAgcaagggagagaagagagttgAAGGTGTGCCTTGGAGCACCGCGGGTGGTGAGGAGGGTCAGGGCTTCCACGCGGGGTGATGCCCGTCCCTGGCCCGCAGGCCATTTCCCAGAAGCTCAGACAATACCTTCAGGTCTCCGCTCGACGGACTGCCCTGTCCACTCTCCGCCTGGGGACGGGGGTTCGTGGGAGCGCCTTAGTGGAAGTTTGTGGAGCTTGGGACGTGGCATGCGCAGGCGCCTGGGAGGGCGGCCAGGAGGGCCGCGGGCAGGCGAGAGGCCTGCACTAACCCGCCGTCAGCACACCTCTTTTGTACTCTGTTTCCCCCCTAAAGCCATCTGATGCCCCCAGTGAAGAAAAGTCAACAGCAGCAAAGCCTGATGGAGAGCATGCAGCCCGGGAAGCCCAGTGACTGGGAGCTGGAGGGCAGGAAGCACGAGCGTCCCGAGAGCCTTCTGGCACCGACGCAGTTCTGCGCGGCCGAGCAGGACGTGAAGGCGCTGGCCGGGCCCCTGCAGGCCATCCCGGAGATGGACTTCGAGCCCTCTCCGGCCGAGCCGCTGGGCAACGTAGAGCGCTCCCTGCGCGCCCCGGCCGAGCTCCTGCCCGATGCCCGCGGCTTCGTGCCCGCGGCCTACGAAGAGTTCGAGTACGGCGGCGAGATCTTCGCGCTGCCCGCGCCCTACGACGAGGAGCCGTTCCAGGCTCCGGCCCTCTTCGAGAACTGCTCGCCCGCCTCCTCCGAGTCCAGCCTGGACATCTGCTTCCTGCGGCCCGTCAGCTTCGCCATGGAGGCCGAGCGGCCGGAGCACCCGCTGCAGCCACTGCCCAAGAGCGCCACGTCGCCGGCGGGTAGCAGCAGCGCCTACAAGCTGGAGGCGGCGGCGCAGGCGCAGGCGCATGGCAAGGCCAAGCCGCTGAGCCGCTCTCTCAAGGAGTTTCCGCGTGCACCGCCCGCCGACGGCGTGGCCCCGCGCCTCTACAGCACGCGCAGCAGCAGCGGCGGCCGCGCGCCCATCAAGGCGGAGCGCGCCGCGCAGCCGCACGGCCCGGCTGCTGCCGCTGTAGCCGCTCGCGGCGCGCCCCGGACCTTCTTCCCCCAACAGAGGTCCCAAAGCGAAAAACAGACCTATTTGGAAGTAAGGAGGGTAAAGTAAAACCGA
It encodes:
- the ARHGEF33 gene encoding rho guanine nucleotide exchange factor 33 isoform X2; the protein is MEKTKTKQGENEHMPVNNPSTQIYQASKYKSSLNLPPVGARLQRQDGGIITSLEQLHEKINEMRNVFNSLENKLQALASELKTGFTEAMQELSRIQHGEYALEEKVKSCRCSMEEKVTEMKNSLNYFKEELSNAMSMIQAITSKQEEMQQKIEQLQQEKRRESRKVKAKKTQKEEHSSQAGPAQAQGSPFRSINIPEPVLPSEDFTNLLPSQAYEKAQESRSVHVGDSNVKGMMGPGVNPTTPEAEENLKSCLSADIQSKGHLPSGMWRQPKDGKEWGEEYVTKDHPDKLKEAGQGRHSSLENVLCETSLAAKRQTVALELLESERKYVINISLILKIKATFQGSDGKRNSKERSLFPGSLRYLVQQHLDLLHALQERVLKWPRQGVLGDLFLKLTNDENNFLDYYVAYLRDLPECISLVHVVVLKEGDEEIKSDIYTLFFHIVQRIPEYLIHLQNVLKFTEQEHPDYYLLLVCVQRLRVFISHYTLLFQCNEDLLIQKRKKLKKSSMAKLYKGLASQCANAGQDASPTAGPEVVRDTGIHSEEMLQPYPSAPSSGPAVTHLMPPVKKSQQQQSLMESMQPGKPSDWELEGRKHERPESLLAPTQFCAAEQDVKALAGPLQAIPEMDFEPSPAEPLGNVERSLRAPAELLPDARGFVPAAYEEFEYGGEIFALPAPYDEEPFQAPALFENCSPASSESSLDICFLRPVSFAMEAERPEHPLQPLPKSATSPAGSSSAYKLEAAAQAQAHGKAKPLSRSLKEFPRAPPADGVAPRLYSTRSSSGGRAPIKAERAAQPHGPAAAAVAARGAPRTFFPQQRSQSEKQTYLEEMHLEDTTRFCPKEERESEQTSFSDQNPRQDQKGGFRSSFRKLFKKKSSGSEYREKTNENPSMDPSPTKQDFFRNRLALANDLDQGTAV
- the ARHGEF33 gene encoding rho guanine nucleotide exchange factor 33 isoform X1 gives rise to the protein MEKTKTKQGENEHMPVNNPSTQIYQASKYKSSLNLPPVGARLQRQDGGIITSLEQLHEKINEMRNVFNSLENKLQALASELKTGFTEAMQELSRIQHGEYALEEKVKSCRCSMEEKVTEMKNSLNYFKEELSNAMSMIQAITSKQEEMQQKIEQLQQEKRRESRKVKAKKTQKEEHSSQAGPAQAQGSPFRSINIPEPVLPSEDFTNLLPSQAYEKAQESRSVHVGDSNVKGMMGPGVNPTTPEAEENLKSCLSADIQSKGHLPSGMWRQPKDGKEWGEEYVTKDHPDKLKEAGQGRHSSLENVLCETSLAAKRQTVALELLESERKYVINISLILKIKATFQGSDGKRNSKERSLFPGSLRYLVQQHLDLLHALQERVLKWPRQGVLGDLFLKLTNDENNFLDYYVAYLRDLPECISLVHVVVLKEGDEEIKSDIYTLFFHIVQRIPEYLIHLQNVLKFTEQEHPDYYLLLVCVQRLRVFISHYTLLFQCNEDLLIQKRKKLKKSSMAKLYKGLASQCANAGQDASPTAGPEVVRDTGIHSEEMLQPYPSAPSSGPAVTHLMPPVKKSQQQQSLMESMQPGKPSDWELEGRKHERPESLLAPTQFCAAEQDVKALAGPLQAIPEMDFEPSPAEPLGNVERSLRAPAELLPDARGFVPAAYEEFEYGGEIFALPAPYDEEPFQAPALFENCSPASSESSLDICFLRPVSFAMEAERPEHPLQPLPKSATSPAGSSSAYKLEAAAQAQAHGKAKPLSRSLKEFPRAPPADGVAPRLYSTRSSSGGRAPIKAERAAQPHGPAAAAVAARGAPRTFFPQQRSQSEKQTYLEVRREMHLEDTTRFCPKEERESEQTSFSDQNPRQDQKGGFRSSFRKLFKKKSSGSEYREKTNENPSMDPSPTKQDFFRNRLALANDLDQGTAV